From one Dyella sp. 2HG41-7 genomic stretch:
- a CDS encoding TonB-dependent receptor: MPHDLHLPSFRRHALWLSMVSALLLSATVVHAQDTTSQDTTTQDQKNAKQLQQVVVTGTRTNTRTVNESLAPIDVLTPTDLASTGAGDLATALNRLLPSLDFPKPAINDGNDALRPASLRGLSPDDVLVLVNGKRYHTSALVNYNESVGRGSAPVDLNSIPIAAIDHIEVLRDGASAQYGSDAIAGVVNIILKGAPGPGKNSVDVYGGVMDVGDGANNGVEGSVAIPLGGEEGKAPGWARFSWNYQSVMNTNRAETTDPTFNYPPRDFVNNPYPPPTPYERYGEPAEKVYQGVLNMEYKLGGGVELYGDLIMGKRDVTSNGYWRMWNNPDRNVTAVYPDGFLPHIVNPTRDYQGTLGLKGQAWDWNWDLSGTYGENDLIFDVTNSINTNLYHSTGSSPTSFFAGRYATKLGVINFDAAREFSLGFLKNPLTVAWGVEYKKDEYDVGAGEPASYYFNPLALDPSGSVYPGGSQVWPGITPNLAGNFSRHNYAAYFDLENDITDKFSAGVAGRYENYSGGVGSVVSGKLSGRYQVTDTFAVRATASNGFRAPSMAQVNYSSTVTLVSNAQLVQVGTLRPNDPLAIAYGAKPLTPEKSSNYSLGFVFQPFDKLNATLDVYQIRIWHQILYSDPLTNTNPNFPQIAQLQFFVNGGNTRTRGADLVVNYNTDLGDWGHLNNGVSANYNQVHIEQIDNPNLLGPYNQGLLTKGTPRTKYVLYSDWLRSGWDVHADLTRYGSVTDVSDPDIGLVGQKFAPRWLLDLSINYSLEHWIFAAGADNVTNQFPTKVALSNNGGYEDRTNGLQYSALSPFGFDGRYWYGKVTYRW; this comes from the coding sequence ATGCCTCATGATTTGCATTTGCCGTCGTTCCGACGACATGCGCTTTGGCTTTCGATGGTGTCCGCCTTACTGCTTTCCGCTACGGTGGTTCATGCGCAAGACACCACATCACAAGACACCACGACACAAGATCAGAAGAACGCCAAACAATTGCAGCAAGTCGTCGTCACGGGCACGCGCACGAACACTCGCACCGTCAACGAATCACTCGCGCCTATCGATGTACTGACGCCCACCGATCTGGCGTCCACCGGCGCCGGCGATCTGGCGACCGCACTGAATCGACTGCTTCCTTCCTTGGATTTTCCCAAGCCGGCCATTAACGACGGCAACGATGCGTTGCGTCCGGCCTCGCTGCGCGGACTTTCTCCCGACGACGTACTCGTCTTGGTCAACGGCAAGCGTTATCACACCTCGGCACTGGTCAATTACAACGAAAGCGTGGGCCGCGGTTCGGCGCCGGTGGATCTCAACTCGATTCCGATCGCCGCCATCGACCATATCGAAGTGCTACGTGATGGCGCATCGGCGCAATACGGTTCCGACGCGATTGCGGGCGTGGTCAACATCATCCTCAAAGGCGCGCCCGGCCCCGGCAAGAACAGCGTGGACGTGTATGGCGGCGTGATGGATGTCGGCGACGGCGCCAACAACGGCGTGGAAGGTTCGGTCGCGATTCCGCTCGGCGGCGAAGAAGGCAAGGCGCCGGGTTGGGCGCGGTTTAGCTGGAATTATCAGAGCGTGATGAATACCAATCGCGCGGAAACTACCGATCCTACGTTCAATTATCCACCGCGCGATTTCGTCAACAATCCGTATCCGCCACCGACACCTTATGAACGCTACGGCGAACCTGCCGAGAAGGTGTATCAGGGCGTCCTCAACATGGAATACAAACTCGGCGGCGGCGTCGAGCTGTACGGCGATTTGATCATGGGCAAGCGCGACGTAACCTCCAACGGTTACTGGCGCATGTGGAACAACCCCGATCGCAACGTCACCGCGGTGTATCCCGATGGTTTTCTGCCGCACATCGTCAATCCGACGCGCGATTATCAAGGCACCTTGGGACTCAAAGGGCAGGCCTGGGATTGGAATTGGGATCTGTCGGGCACGTACGGCGAGAACGACCTGATCTTCGACGTCACCAACTCCATCAACACCAATCTTTATCACTCCACCGGGTCGTCGCCGACATCCTTCTTCGCCGGTCGTTACGCCACCAAACTTGGCGTGATCAATTTCGATGCGGCGCGCGAATTCAGTCTGGGCTTCTTGAAGAATCCGCTGACCGTCGCCTGGGGCGTGGAATACAAGAAAGACGAATACGACGTCGGCGCGGGCGAGCCCGCATCGTATTACTTCAATCCCTTAGCGCTCGATCCCAGCGGCAGCGTTTATCCGGGCGGATCGCAGGTGTGGCCGGGCATCACGCCGAATCTTGCCGGCAACTTCAGCCGACACAACTACGCCGCGTACTTCGATCTAGAAAACGACATTACCGACAAGTTCTCCGCCGGCGTGGCCGGTCGCTATGAAAACTACTCGGGCGGCGTCGGCTCGGTGGTGTCGGGCAAACTATCCGGACGCTACCAAGTGACGGACACGTTTGCAGTGCGCGCCACGGCCTCCAACGGTTTCCGCGCGCCGTCGATGGCGCAGGTGAACTACAGCTCCACCGTGACCCTGGTATCGAACGCACAGCTCGTGCAGGTGGGTACGTTGCGACCGAACGATCCGTTGGCGATCGCCTACGGCGCCAAACCGCTGACGCCGGAGAAATCGTCGAACTACTCGTTGGGTTTCGTGTTTCAACCGTTCGACAAGCTCAACGCGACGTTGGACGTGTATCAGATCCGCATTTGGCATCAAATCCTTTACAGCGATCCGCTCACCAACACCAACCCGAACTTTCCGCAGATTGCGCAGCTTCAATTCTTCGTCAATGGCGGCAACACGCGCACGCGCGGCGCGGATTTGGTGGTGAACTACAACACCGATCTGGGCGATTGGGGACACCTCAACAACGGTGTGAGCGCCAACTACAACCAGGTGCATATCGAGCAGATCGACAATCCCAATCTGCTGGGTCCGTACAACCAGGGTTTGTTGACCAAGGGCACGCCGCGCACCAAATACGTGCTGTACAGCGATTGGCTGCGTAGCGGATGGGATGTGCACGCGGACCTGACGCGCTACGGTTCGGTGACCGATGTTTCCGATCCCGACATCGGGCTGGTCGGCCAGAAGTTCGCGCCGCGCTGGTTGTTGGATTTGTCCATCAACTACAGCTTGGAACACTGGATCTTTGCAGCCGGCGCCGACAACGTCACCAATCAATTTCCCACCAAGGTGGCGCTGTCGAACAACGGCGGTTACGAAGATCGCACGAACGGTTTGCAGTACTCGGCGCTTTCGCCGTTCGGTTTCGATGGCCGCTATTGGTACGGCAAGGTGACGTACCGCTGGTAA
- a CDS encoding RimK family protein — MTRLVIVVEKASDWGSYYPSVDVVTAMDYLREPVGGDDERTHVINLCRSYKYLGTGYYVSLLAEARGHRVMPSVRTVNDLRRRSLYGLAIDDLNAKLTHFLPAGGRDTTDFGTLVYFGETSHPALQDLARQVFEMFPCPLLRIEFERERLWQISSIKPVGLHTLDDAQEDAFADELDRFSKKLWRKPRQRKAYRYDVAMLVDPNEAMPPSNKKALKSFISAGKELGIEVDPIGKNDYQRLAEYDGLFIRETTASDNHTYIFAHKAEREGMVVIDDPSSILRCTNKIFLNDLMVSRKLAVPRTEILYRDDAKGLKDVAEKLGYPLVLKIPDGSFSRGVVKVESEAEFEKATGELFQHSALLLAQEYVYTDFDWRIGVLNREPLYACKYYMSRGHWQIYNHGAKGTAKSGGFETIPPRDVPAEVVKLALKATSAVGDGLYGVDLKQVGDKAVVIEVNDNPSIDAGVEDAYLGEDLYRRIMQEFLRRMERKRMGIIA, encoded by the coding sequence ATGACCCGACTCGTCATCGTCGTCGAGAAAGCTTCTGACTGGGGCTCCTACTATCCGTCTGTCGACGTGGTCACCGCCATGGATTACCTGCGCGAGCCGGTAGGCGGCGACGACGAGCGCACGCACGTGATCAATCTCTGTCGCAGCTACAAGTACCTGGGCACGGGTTACTACGTGTCGCTGTTGGCCGAAGCGCGTGGACATCGCGTGATGCCCTCGGTGCGCACGGTCAACGATCTGCGCCGGCGGTCCCTGTACGGCCTGGCGATCGACGACCTCAACGCCAAGCTCACGCACTTCCTGCCTGCGGGCGGCCGCGACACCACCGATTTCGGCACCCTCGTGTACTTCGGCGAAACCTCGCACCCGGCGCTGCAGGACTTGGCGCGGCAGGTGTTCGAAATGTTCCCGTGCCCGCTGCTGCGCATCGAATTCGAGCGCGAGCGCCTTTGGCAGATCTCGTCGATCAAACCGGTCGGCCTGCACACGCTGGACGACGCGCAGGAAGACGCCTTCGCCGACGAACTGGATCGCTTCTCCAAAAAGCTGTGGCGCAAGCCGCGCCAGCGGAAGGCATATCGCTACGACGTCGCCATGCTGGTCGACCCGAACGAAGCGATGCCGCCGTCCAACAAGAAGGCGCTGAAGTCGTTTATCTCAGCCGGCAAGGAACTGGGCATCGAAGTCGATCCCATCGGCAAGAACGATTACCAACGGCTCGCCGAATACGACGGCCTGTTTATTCGCGAAACCACGGCGAGCGACAACCACACCTATATCTTCGCGCACAAGGCGGAACGCGAAGGCATGGTGGTGATCGACGATCCGAGCTCCATCTTGCGTTGCACGAACAAGATCTTCCTCAACGACTTGATGGTGTCGCGCAAACTCGCCGTGCCGCGCACGGAGATTCTGTATCGTGACGACGCGAAAGGTCTGAAAGACGTCGCCGAAAAACTCGGTTATCCGCTCGTACTGAAAATTCCCGACGGCTCGTTCTCGCGCGGCGTCGTCAAAGTGGAAAGCGAAGCGGAATTCGAAAAGGCCACCGGCGAACTGTTTCAACACAGCGCGCTGTTGCTGGCGCAGGAATACGTCTACACCGATTTCGACTGGCGCATCGGCGTGCTCAATCGCGAGCCGCTGTACGCATGCAAGTACTACATGTCGCGCGGTCACTGGCAGATCTACAACCATGGCGCGAAAGGCACGGCGAAATCCGGCGGCTTCGAAACCATTCCGCCGCGCGATGTGCCGGCCGAAGTGGTGAAGCTTGCGCTCAAAGCCACCAGCGCAGTGGGCGATGGTCTCTACGGCGTGGACTTGAAACAGGTCGGCGACAAAGCGGTGGTGATCGAAGTCAACGACAACCCGTCCATCGATGCCGGCGTGGAAGACGCGTATCTCGGCGAAGATTTGTATCGCCGCATCATGCAGGAGTTTTTGCGGCGCATGGAACGCAAGCGCATGGGCATCATCGCCTAA
- a CDS encoding GNAT family N-acetyltransferase gives MTRSPATAAVRVRRAELSDLDDLVALEEATFDSDKISRAQFRRHLDSDTARVLVASANHRRFLGTAMVFFRKGSRAARLYSIASLPEARGKGVGTALIEAAEMAAQQRHCDALRLEVRTDNDSAIRLYERLGYRRVHPIKKAFYEDGSDAFVYEKTLT, from the coding sequence ATGACCCGATCGCCAGCTACCGCCGCCGTGCGGGTGCGCCGCGCCGAACTTTCCGACCTGGACGACCTGGTCGCGCTGGAAGAGGCGACGTTCGACAGCGACAAGATCAGCCGCGCGCAGTTTCGCCGTCACCTGGACAGCGATACGGCGCGGGTGTTGGTGGCGAGCGCGAATCATCGCCGCTTTCTCGGCACGGCCATGGTGTTCTTTCGCAAGGGCAGTCGCGCGGCGCGCTTGTATTCGATCGCCAGTCTGCCGGAGGCGCGCGGCAAGGGCGTGGGCACGGCCTTGATCGAAGCGGCCGAGATGGCCGCACAGCAGCGACACTGCGACGCCTTGCGGCTGGAAGTGCGCACGGACAACGACAGCGCCATCCGTTTGTACGAGCGGCTGGGTTACCGCCGCGTGCATCCGATCAAGAAAGCGTTCTATGAAGACGGCTCGGATGCGTTTGTCTACGAGAAAACGCTGACATGA